From a single Okeanomitos corallinicola TIOX110 genomic region:
- a CDS encoding ATP-binding protein has translation MMNSTPRPPTMNNSIVNPQEFAAIIHQKSANFLGRDFVFTAINNFLNRYNRGYFTIIGLPGSGKSAIIAKYVKDNPSENCQVIYYNAELEGKNHAEEFLRFVCQQLLDITPPQPSNIQSLSSSSPRSGGTEGGARREQNVSNIPSFTGGMRGVLPDNATEGSWFLSLLLQQISDSLLQTNQINQTNQKLIIAIDSLNCINRNSQPPGTNIFYLPPYVPPGVYFLLSRRPFLADNSGLLIEAPVQSLHLGDYPQENKQDIQDYIRSYINLSPECRDVPWNVSTTNNVSTTNANKSSTLKSGLNTQQINEVEFITNLTNRSENNFKYVSEILTAIADAFYTQTEQIETSFPPGLITYYQQHLDKILDWENQDFAVEVLQFLAQQTPPISVTDIANLLDVDEFDVEEILEDWFELLQVENTSDFPVYSLYHDNFRQWLISSHFHQ, from the coding sequence ATGATGAACTCCACACCCAGACCACCAACTATGAATAATTCCATAGTTAATCCCCAAGAATTTGCAGCAATAATTCACCAAAAAAGCGCGAATTTTCTGGGTCGTGATTTCGTGTTTACTGCTATTAATAATTTTCTCAATCGCTACAACCGGGGTTATTTCACAATTATCGGTCTACCCGGTAGCGGTAAAAGTGCAATTATTGCTAAATATGTTAAAGATAATCCCTCAGAAAATTGCCAGGTAATTTATTACAATGCGGAATTAGAGGGGAAAAATCACGCTGAGGAATTTCTGAGATTTGTTTGTCAGCAATTATTAGATATCACCCCTCCCCAACCCTCCAATATTCAAAGTTTATCCTCTTCTTCCCCCCGTAGCGGGGGGACTGAGGGGGGTGCGAGGAGGGAGCAAAACGTCTCAAACATCCCCTCGTTTACGGGGGGAATGAGGGGGGTTCTTCCCGACAACGCAACAGAAGGGAGTTGGTTTTTATCTTTGCTTCTCCAACAAATCAGCGACAGTTTATTACAAACAAATCAAATAAATCAAACAAATCAAAAATTAATTATTGCCATTGACAGTTTAAATTGCATCAATCGCAATTCACAACCACCAGGAACAAATATTTTTTATCTTCCTCCTTACGTTCCCCCAGGGGTTTATTTTCTCCTTTCCCGTCGTCCGTTTTTAGCAGATAATTCTGGTTTATTAATTGAAGCACCGGTGCAAAGTTTGCATTTAGGAGATTATCCACAGGAAAATAAACAAGATATTCAAGATTATATTAGGAGTTATATTAATTTATCACCAGAATGTAGAGACGTTCCATGGAACGTCTCTACAACAAATAACGTCTCTACAACAAATGCAAACAAATCCTCCACACTAAAATCCGGGTTAAATACCCAGCAAATCAACGAAGTCGAATTTATTACTAATTTAACCAACCGCAGCGAAAATAATTTTAAATATGTCAGCGAAATCTTAACCGCTATAGCTGATGCTTTCTACACCCAAACTGAACAAATAGAAACATCATTTCCACCAGGATTAATAACCTACTATCAACAACATTTAGATAAAATATTAGATTGGGAAAATCAAGATTTTGCTGTAGAAGTTTTACAATTTCTAGCACAACAAACCCCACCTATATCAGTTACAGATATTGCTAATTTACTAGACGTTGATGAGTTTGATGTGGAGGAAATTTTAGAAGATTGGTTTGAGCTTTTACAGGTAGAAAATACCTCTGATTTCCCGGTTTACAGTTTATATCATGATAATTTCCGTCAATGGTTAATATCTTCCCACTTTCACCAATAA
- a CDS encoding WD40 repeat domain-containing protein produces MTADGNRVISGSRDNTVKVWNLETGEEQFTLKGHSSWVEAVAVTADGKRVISGSRDNTVKVWNLETGEEQFTLKGHSSWVEAVAVTADGKRVISGSRDNTVKVWNLETGEEQFTLKGHSSYVQAVAVTADGKRVISGSRDNTVKVWNLETGEEQFTLKGHSSWVEAVAVTADGKRVISGSRDNTVKVWNLETGEEQFTLKGHSSYVQAVAVTADEKRVISGSRDKTVKVWNLETGEEIATFSGESPFSSCAVTPNGLTIVAGDGSGIVHFLKLENAGE; encoded by the coding sequence GTGACAGCAGACGGAAACCGGGTGATTTCTGGTTCTAGGGACAATACTGTGAAGGTGTGGAATTTAGAGACAGGGGAGGAACAGTTCACCCTCAAAGGTCATAGTAGTTGGGTAGAAGCAGTAGCAGTGACAGCAGACGGAAAACGGGTGATTTCTGGTTCTAGGGACAATACTGTGAAGGTGTGGAATTTAGAGACAGGGGAGGAACAGTTCACCCTCAAAGGTCATAGTAGTTGGGTAGAAGCAGTAGCAGTGACAGCAGACGGAAAACGGGTGATTTCTGGTTCTAGGGACAATACTGTGAAGGTGTGGAATTTAGAGACAGGGGAGGAACAGTTCACCCTCAAAGGTCATAGTAGTTATGTACAAGCAGTAGCAGTGACAGCAGACGGAAAACGGGTGATTTCTGGTTCTAGGGACAATACTGTGAAGGTGTGGAATTTAGAGACAGGGGAGGAACAGTTCACCCTCAAAGGTCATAGTAGTTGGGTAGAAGCAGTAGCAGTGACAGCAGACGGAAAACGGGTGATTTCTGGTTCTAGGGACAATACTGTGAAGGTGTGGAATTTAGAGACAGGGGAGGAACAGTTCACCCTCAAAGGTCATAGTAGTTATGTACAAGCAGTAGCAGTGACAGCAGACGAAAAACGGGTGATTTCTGGTTCTAGGGACAAAACTGTGAAGGTGTGGAATTTAGAAACTGGGGAGGAGATAGCTACTTTTAGTGGTGAAAGTCCATTTTCTTCCTGTGCAGTTACACCAAATGGGTTAACAATTGTTGCGGGTGACGGTTCTGGAATAGTGCATTTTTTAAAGTTGGAAAATGCGGGAGAATGA
- a CDS encoding transcriptional regulator: MTWQDFLNQQADIQGLSVEEKTTLLTALPQPDAQISQIKQSDELKITEATVKSRLKKIYKKFENVCPELSEINGAGKFEILRTYLKQKYHQSDEKYQLPISYTYSPEFQSLITEKIKSFCGRGFVFAAFQNFINTNKKGYFTVIGDAGMGKSTIAAKYVFENQTICYFNNLQENRNSPELFLESLRQQLINRYQITNVENADLSTLLVKTTEKLTTNEKLIIVVDALDEVKQEPGGENILYLPTTLPDNVYLFLTRRPYDKERLQTEVKKESLDLTDDKYNQENQHDIQEYIRFCLKNDPEHKDGLQTWIKNKNITPDAFVNELATKSENNFMYLRYVLPAIAEGKYNDLNLTQLPQGLQNYYQTHWERMKMDDEAQKMKVIVVR; the protein is encoded by the coding sequence ATGACTTGGCAAGACTTCCTTAACCAACAAGCAGATATTCAAGGTTTATCTGTTGAAGAAAAAACAACTTTATTAACCGCACTACCTCAACCAGATGCACAAATCAGTCAGATAAAACAAAGTGACGAATTAAAAATCACAGAAGCTACTGTTAAAAGTCGTCTAAAAAAGATTTATAAAAAGTTTGAAAATGTCTGTCCTGAACTGAGCGAAATAAACGGTGCAGGTAAATTTGAAATATTACGCACTTATTTAAAACAGAAATATCATCAATCAGATGAAAAATATCAATTACCTATTTCATATACCTATTCACCAGAATTTCAATCACTAATCACCGAAAAAATCAAATCCTTCTGCGGTCGCGGATTTGTATTTGCAGCATTTCAAAACTTCATCAACACCAATAAAAAAGGCTATTTCACAGTTATCGGTGATGCGGGAATGGGCAAAAGTACCATCGCTGCAAAATACGTTTTTGAAAATCAAACAATTTGTTATTTCAACAACTTACAAGAAAATCGTAATAGTCCTGAATTATTTCTGGAAAGTCTTCGTCAACAACTCATTAACCGCTATCAAATCACAAATGTTGAAAATGCGGATTTATCAACATTACTGGTAAAAACTACTGAAAAACTAACCACCAATGAAAAATTAATCATTGTCGTTGATGCACTGGATGAAGTAAAGCAAGAACCAGGAGGAGAAAATATTTTATATTTACCGACAACTCTGCCAGATAATGTTTATTTATTCCTGACAAGAAGACCTTATGATAAAGAACGACTCCAGACTGAAGTGAAAAAAGAATCTTTAGATTTAACTGATGATAAATATAACCAAGAAAATCAGCATGATATTCAAGAGTATATTCGCTTCTGTTTAAAAAATGATCCAGAACACAAAGACGGATTACAAACTTGGATAAAAAACAAAAATATCACTCCCGACGCTTTTGTAAATGAATTAGCAACCAAGAGCGAAAATAATTTTATGTACCTGCGCTATGTTTTACCAGCAATAGCAGAGGGTAAATATAATGATTTGAATTTAACCCAATTACCCCAAGGTTTACAGAATTATTATCAAACTCATTGGGAACGGATGAAAATGGATGATGAAGCTCAAAAAATGAAAGTCATAGTAGTTCGGTAG
- a CDS encoding 16S rRNA (cytosine(967)-C(5))-methyltransferase: MTNSRQLAYIALKEVHKGAYTDVALNRGLQKYQLPDNDRRLMTELVYGSVRRQRTLDAIIDQLATKPANQQPKDLRTILHLGLYQLRYQEKIPVSAAVNTTVELAKENKFSGLTGFVNGFLRQYLRLSENNAEPLNLPENPVERLGILHSFPNWIIEVWLKQLGFEETEKLCAWMNQTPTIDLRVNILKSNLEQVESAFKNAGILVSKIPHLPQGLRLIGSTGAIQNLPGFNYGWWCVQDSSAQLVGHLLDPQPNDVVIDVCAAPGGKTTHIAELMGDKGKIYACDKTASRLRKLKENTQRLNLQSIEVCTGDSRSLTQFYNTADRLLLDAPCSGLGTMHRHADARWRQTPASVQELSQIQKELLSHTAKFVKSGGVLVYATCTLHPQENEEVISEFLTANPDWQIQHPNFDFVDISSQGWLKVWPHQRDMDGFFMVRLRKTNDSE; this comes from the coding sequence ATGACCAACTCCCGTCAACTTGCCTATATTGCCCTCAAAGAAGTACACAAAGGAGCTTACACTGATGTCGCTCTCAACCGTGGATTACAAAAATATCAATTACCCGATAATGACCGTCGCTTAATGACAGAATTAGTCTATGGAAGTGTGAGAAGACAACGCACTTTAGACGCTATTATTGACCAACTTGCGACTAAACCAGCAAACCAACAACCTAAAGACCTCCGCACTATTTTACATCTGGGTTTATATCAACTCCGTTATCAAGAAAAAATTCCTGTTTCTGCTGCTGTTAATACTACTGTTGAATTAGCTAAGGAAAATAAATTCTCTGGTTTAACGGGTTTTGTAAATGGTTTTTTACGTCAATATTTACGACTTTCAGAAAATAATGCTGAACCTTTAAATTTACCAGAAAACCCTGTAGAAAGATTAGGTATTTTACACAGTTTCCCTAATTGGATTATTGAAGTTTGGCTTAAACAATTGGGTTTTGAAGAAACAGAAAAACTCTGTGCATGGATGAACCAAACCCCGACTATTGATTTACGAGTTAATATCCTTAAAAGTAATTTAGAACAAGTAGAATCAGCTTTTAAAAATGCTGGGATTTTAGTTAGCAAAATTCCCCATTTACCCCAAGGTTTAAGATTAATTGGTAGTACCGGTGCAATTCAAAATTTACCCGGTTTTAATTATGGTTGGTGGTGTGTACAAGATAGTAGTGCCCAGTTAGTTGGTCATTTGCTTGACCCCCAACCTAATGATGTGGTGATTGATGTCTGTGCAGCACCAGGAGGAAAAACTACTCATATTGCCGAATTAATGGGTGATAAAGGCAAAATTTACGCTTGTGATAAAACTGCTTCTCGGTTACGCAAACTCAAGGAAAATACCCAACGTCTGAATTTACAATCTATCGAAGTCTGCACTGGGGATAGTCGCAGTCTGACCCAATTCTACAATACCGCTGACCGTTTATTATTAGATGCTCCTTGTTCTGGTTTAGGAACTATGCACCGTCACGCTGATGCACGTTGGCGACAAACTCCGGCATCTGTGCAGGAACTTTCCCAAATCCAAAAAGAATTATTATCACATACTGCTAAATTTGTCAAGTCCGGAGGGGTGTTAGTTTATGCAACTTGTACCTTGCACCCACAGGAAAATGAAGAGGTAATTTCTGAATTTTTAACAGCAAATCCTGATTGGCAAATTCAACATCCCAACTTTGATTTTGTAGATATTTCATCCCAGGGGTGGTTGAAGGTATGGCCTCACCAACGAGATATGGATGGTTTTTTCATGGTGCGTTTAAGAAAAACCAATGATTCCGAGTGA
- a CDS encoding TerB family tellurite resistance protein: MVSNSHVKNLVKILIGAAWIDGRIQPEERQYLREIAQAKGLANDPEIKPWLYELVPVKPSQCYEWVKEYLGDRPSSEECETLIEAISGLIYSDGEVAVEEAKLLTKLEELSKSHDSTQPIYTPLLKQIQKLYRRWVDVQN; encoded by the coding sequence ATGGTTAGTAATTCTCATGTTAAAAATTTAGTTAAAATCCTGATTGGGGCTGCGTGGATTGACGGTAGAATCCAACCAGAAGAAAGACAATATCTGCGAGAAATAGCTCAAGCCAAAGGTTTAGCTAATGATCCAGAAATTAAACCTTGGTTGTATGAATTAGTACCAGTTAAACCAAGTCAATGTTATGAATGGGTAAAAGAGTATTTAGGCGATCGCCCTAGTTCAGAAGAATGTGAAACCCTGATTGAAGCTATCAGCGGATTAATTTACAGTGATGGGGAAGTAGCTGTTGAAGAAGCTAAACTTCTTACCAAATTAGAGGAGTTGAGTAAATCCCATGATTCAACTCAACCGATTTACACCCCACTACTCAAACAAATTCAAAAGCTTTACCGTCGTTGGGTAGATGTGCAGAATTAG
- a CDS encoding penicillin-binding protein 1A, with amino-acid sequence MPIENHQKTEESTDDNFPSKNLVKARQLLKQVKTVSSEILVKVRINSKINGKPFYRHSWFLTGLGFGLGLSSGIVGINYGMEKIDSSLPDKSELKAILREQTLTIKAADGTVLQQQGEVTREHIKLEEIPDNLKKAFIASEDRRFEQHNGIDAQGIIRAFVNNLRSQNVVEGGSTITQQVARILFLSQEKTVWRKLKELRLAQKMEEELSKQEILERYMNLVYLGSGAYGVGDAAWIYFSKSVDELTLSEMATIAGLAPAPNQYAPDKHLDIATERRNTVLNIMQEEGMITSQQKQEAINETLVVNTNLPRRLQVKFPYFTTYVQQELPKYVPADVLAAGGLVVETTLNPTWQEAAETAVDKTLKNKGRWQNFKQAALVAIDPQNGEIQAMVGGKDFTKNQFNRVTQAQRQPGSTFKGFVYAAAIATGKNPYDRYLDAPLIVDGYEPQNYSESFYGWMNMRDALTRSINTVAVKVLIDVGYQPTIKLAQDMGIKSQLKPTYSLALGSNEVNLLELTSAYGSFATQGLHTEVHGIRRIFNRQGNVIWSAEFKPQRVLDADSAAITTWMLRNVVNNGTAGAAQLNDRQVAGKTGTSDQSRDLWFIGYIPQVVTGVWLGNDDNRPTWGSSTSAAYAWREFMKAAVKEMPVEKFPKLPNLNKHKGTIKAEPIKPKRIVNRSISTNDQTSDESYSRRRSRRRPSSYQEEPQSNYTRRRRRSYRRPEETPSRRRRSSGSSSQSSPVKKKPSTSSTPKPSWRERLKPSSSSGNESQN; translated from the coding sequence TTGCCTATTGAGAATCATCAAAAAACCGAAGAGTCAACAGATGACAACTTCCCATCAAAAAACCTGGTGAAGGCAAGACAGTTACTCAAGCAGGTGAAAACTGTGTCATCTGAAATTTTGGTTAAAGTCCGTATAAATAGCAAAATCAATGGCAAACCCTTTTATCGTCACAGCTGGTTTTTGACTGGTTTAGGGTTCGGCTTGGGTTTAAGCAGCGGTATTGTAGGTATTAACTATGGTATGGAGAAGATAGATAGTTCTTTGCCAGATAAGTCAGAACTAAAGGCCATTTTACGGGAGCAAACCCTGACCATTAAAGCCGCTGATGGTACTGTTCTCCAACAGCAAGGGGAAGTGACAAGGGAACATATCAAGCTAGAAGAAATACCAGATAATCTCAAGAAAGCGTTTATTGCTTCAGAAGACCGCAGATTTGAACAACATAATGGTATAGATGCTCAAGGTATTATCAGAGCATTTGTGAATAATTTGCGATCGCAAAATGTAGTCGAAGGTGGTAGTACCATCACCCAACAAGTAGCCAGAATTCTTTTCCTTAGCCAAGAAAAAACCGTTTGGCGTAAATTAAAAGAGCTTCGTTTAGCGCAAAAAATGGAAGAAGAACTCAGTAAACAGGAGATTTTAGAGCGCTACATGAATCTAGTTTACTTGGGTTCTGGTGCTTATGGTGTGGGGGATGCGGCCTGGATATATTTTAGTAAATCGGTGGATGAACTGACATTATCAGAAATGGCCACCATCGCCGGACTCGCTCCTGCTCCCAACCAGTATGCCCCCGATAAACATCTGGATATCGCTACAGAAAGACGAAATACCGTATTAAATATCATGCAGGAAGAAGGCATGATTACATCCCAACAAAAGCAAGAGGCAATTAATGAAACCTTGGTAGTTAATACCAACTTACCCAGACGCTTACAAGTTAAATTCCCCTACTTTACTACCTACGTTCAGCAAGAATTACCAAAATATGTCCCTGCCGATGTTTTGGCCGCAGGTGGTTTAGTGGTAGAAACAACCCTGAACCCGACTTGGCAAGAGGCAGCAGAAACAGCCGTTGATAAAACCCTGAAAAATAAAGGTCGTTGGCAAAACTTCAAACAGGCCGCTTTGGTGGCGATAGATCCCCAAAATGGCGAAATTCAGGCGATGGTCGGGGGTAAGGATTTTACAAAAAACCAGTTTAATCGCGTTACTCAAGCACAACGACAACCAGGATCAACATTTAAAGGTTTTGTCTATGCTGCGGCGATCGCTACAGGTAAAAATCCCTATGATCGTTATCTAGATGCACCTTTGATCGTAGATGGTTACGAACCCCAAAACTACAGTGAATCATTTTATGGTTGGATGAACATGAGGGATGCCCTCACCCGTTCTATTAATACAGTTGCAGTCAAGGTGTTGATAGATGTGGGATATCAACCAACCATTAAACTAGCTCAGGACATGGGCATTAAATCTCAACTCAAGCCTACCTACTCTTTGGCTTTGGGTTCAAACGAAGTCAATCTCCTGGAATTAACCAGTGCCTATGGTTCTTTTGCTACCCAGGGTTTACATACAGAAGTACATGGTATTCGTCGCATTTTTAACCGTCAAGGTAATGTGATCTGGTCTGCTGAATTTAAACCTCAACGGGTTTTAGATGCTGATAGCGCAGCTATTACAACTTGGATGCTCCGCAATGTAGTTAATAATGGTACTGCTGGTGCTGCTCAGTTGAATGATAGACAGGTGGCCGGAAAAACCGGTACATCTGATCAATCCCGTGATTTGTGGTTTATTGGTTATATTCCCCAAGTTGTTACTGGGGTTTGGTTGGGTAATGATGATAACCGCCCTACATGGGGTAGTAGTACCAGTGCAGCTTATGCTTGGCGTGAGTTTATGAAAGCAGCTGTGAAGGAAATGCCTGTAGAAAAGTTTCCTAAACTACCTAATTTAAACAAGCACAAAGGCACAATTAAAGCTGAACCTATTAAACCTAAGCGAATTGTTAATCGCTCAATTTCTACTAATGATCAAACATCCGATGAATCATACAGTAGACGTAGAAGTAGACGCAGACCTAGTAGCTATCAAGAAGAACCGCAATCAAATTACACCCGGAGACGGAGACGAAGTTACCGACGACCAGAAGAAACTCCTTCCAGAAGACGACGTTCTAGCGGTTCTTCCTCTCAATCATCTCCTGTGAAGAAAAAGCCATCTACATCTTCCACACCCAAACCTTCTTGGAGAGAAAGACTCAAACCAAGTTCATCTTCTGGTAATGAGTCACAAAATTAG
- a CDS encoding transposase, producing MQVVERHIIQRNHPHYQEIDKLCFAAKNLYNYANFHIRQSFIFAQKYLDYNCLAKQLKATEPYQSLPAKVAQQVLLGLHRNWLSFFAAIKAYASDKSKFLGRPKLPKYKHKEKGRHLLVYTAQAVSKPKMKSGLIHLSQTQIRIPTKVDYVHLNQVRIVPKIDHYVVEVVYEKEETDYGLDSNAIAAIDLGIDNLATLTSNQPGFIPVLVSGRIIKSINRYYNQRKANLQSLLPNHQKTSKRLQSLTKKRNFQVDDYLHKASRLIINHLVKCGIGTLVIGQNSLWKQNGNLGSRNNQNFVCIPHTRFVQQLSYKAKLVGINVLVSEESYTSVASFLDQDVIPTYGKVDSKEVKFSGRRIKTKLYRAGNGLLIHADVNGSLNILRKVVPTAFSLGIEGVVVRPVGVIPDKRKP from the coding sequence ATGCAAGTAGTCGAGCGGCATATCATTCAAAGAAATCATCCCCATTATCAGGAGATTGATAAATTGTGTTTTGCTGCCAAAAACCTCTACAATTATGCTAACTTTCACATTCGCCAAAGTTTCATCTTTGCTCAAAAATACCTCGATTACAATTGTTTAGCAAAACAATTAAAAGCGACAGAACCATACCAGTCCTTACCAGCGAAAGTTGCCCAACAAGTATTATTAGGACTACATCGCAACTGGTTAAGTTTTTTTGCAGCAATTAAAGCTTATGCCTCAGATAAATCTAAATTTTTAGGCAGACCCAAATTACCCAAATATAAACACAAAGAAAAAGGTAGACATTTATTAGTTTACACAGCCCAAGCAGTGAGTAAACCCAAAATGAAATCTGGGTTGATTCATCTGTCACAAACACAGATTCGCATTCCTACAAAAGTAGACTATGTGCATCTCAATCAAGTAAGAATTGTTCCCAAGATTGACCATTATGTAGTGGAAGTTGTCTATGAAAAAGAGGAAACAGATTATGGTTTAGACAGTAATGCTATAGCAGCGATTGATTTAGGAATAGATAATCTAGCAACCTTAACATCAAACCAGCCGGGATTTATACCAGTTCTGGTTTCCGGGCGGATTATCAAATCAATTAATCGTTATTATAATCAAAGAAAAGCCAATTTACAATCTTTACTACCAAATCATCAAAAGACATCTAAACGACTACAAAGTTTAACGAAAAAACGGAATTTTCAAGTTGATGATTATCTGCATAAAGCCAGTCGCTTAATTATTAACCATTTAGTAAAGTGTGGGATTGGGACTTTAGTAATAGGTCAAAATTCCTTGTGGAAACAGAATGGGAATTTGGGCAGCAGAAATAATCAAAACTTTGTTTGTATTCCCCATACTCGATTTGTACAGCAGTTGAGTTATAAAGCGAAATTAGTGGGGATAAATGTATTGGTTTCTGAGGAGTCTTACACTTCTGTAGCTTCTTTTTTAGACCAAGATGTGATTCCTACTTATGGCAAAGTTGACTCGAAAGAAGTTAAATTTAGTGGTCGCAGAATCAAAACTAAACTTTATAGAGCAGGTAATGGTTTATTGATTCATGCTGATGTCAATGGTAGTTTGAATATTTTACGAAAAGTAGTCCCGACAGCATTTAGTCTAGGGATAGAGGGCGTTGTAGTCCGCCCCGTCGGGGTTATTCCCGACAAACGAAAGCCATGA
- the folK gene encoding 2-amino-4-hydroxy-6-hydroxymethyldihydropteridine diphosphokinase, translating into MTQEVVRTAIALGSNMGDTQSTLETALTVLAQTPGIVIATKSSWYKTKAIGPPQPDYLNGCAILQVTMTPQQLLTTLLAIEQQFGRVRTEYWGPRTLDLDLLLYNDLILDEPNLQIPHPRMYERAFVLVPLAEIAPNWREPVHGRLIQNLLQELDTSDVHLMEG; encoded by the coding sequence ATGACTCAGGAAGTAGTCAGAACTGCGATCGCTCTTGGTAGTAATATGGGTGACACCCAATCTACTTTGGAAACTGCATTGACGGTTTTAGCCCAAACCCCAGGGATAGTTATAGCAACCAAATCTAGTTGGTATAAAACCAAAGCCATTGGACCACCACAACCAGATTATTTAAATGGCTGTGCCATATTACAAGTGACAATGACACCCCAACAGTTGTTAACAACTTTATTAGCAATTGAACAACAATTTGGACGGGTCAGAACAGAGTATTGGGGGCCGAGAACTCTAGATTTAGATTTGTTGTTATACAATGACTTGATCTTAGATGAGCCAAATCTTCAAATACCCCATCCCCGGATGTATGAGCGAGCTTTTGTTTTAGTCCCATTGGCTGAAATTGCCCCCAACTGGAGAGAGCCAGTACATGGAAGATTAATTCAGAATTTATTGCAAGAGTTAGACACTTCTGATGTACACTTAATGGAAGGATAA
- a CDS encoding NUDIX hydrolase, with amino-acid sequence MPLGRELPQLLKQRLFHKGRKFDFEVNRLRLPNKSEGEWECIRHPGGALALPVTADGKLILVRQYRFAVQGRLLEFPAGTVEPSEEPLETVKREIEEETGYRAHKWDKLGEFFLAPGYSDEIIYAFLARDLEKLETPPPQEEDEDIETVLLSPEELDKAIHEGQPIDAKTITSFFLARSFLM; translated from the coding sequence ATGCCACTAGGTAGAGAATTACCACAACTACTCAAGCAACGTTTGTTTCATAAAGGGCGCAAGTTTGACTTTGAAGTTAATCGTTTGCGTTTACCCAACAAATCAGAAGGGGAATGGGAGTGTATTCGTCATCCAGGTGGCGCTCTAGCTCTTCCTGTGACAGCAGATGGCAAGTTAATACTTGTACGTCAGTATCGCTTTGCAGTTCAAGGCAGGTTATTAGAATTTCCCGCAGGTACTGTCGAACCAAGTGAAGAACCTCTAGAGACGGTAAAAAGGGAAATTGAAGAAGAAACAGGATACCGCGCCCACAAGTGGGATAAGTTAGGAGAATTTTTCCTAGCACCTGGTTATTCCGATGAAATTATCTATGCTTTTTTGGCTAGAGATTTGGAAAAACTAGAAACACCACCCCCACAAGAAGAAGATGAAGATATTGAAACAGTCTTGTTGAGTCCTGAAGAATTAGATAAAGCTATTCATGAAGGACAACCTATAGACGCTAAAACTATCACCAGCTTTTTCCTAGCGCGTTCTTTTTTGATGTAA
- a CDS encoding DUF1634 domain-containing protein → MYKNNSREPQPNHLEILKNNSEIDSNHKFVKTQTEQQLAFILSNFLQYGVLIANVVVLWGGILYLIEHGSETAQYQIFQGTSAELRSPISIINTVLSGSSTGIIQLGLLILVAIPVLRVIISFLTFLWTREFVYVIITALVLCSLGYGLIGAY, encoded by the coding sequence ATGTATAAAAATAATTCAAGAGAACCTCAGCCAAATCATTTAGAAATTCTCAAAAATAACTCTGAAATAGATAGTAATCATAAATTTGTAAAAACACAAACTGAGCAACAGTTAGCATTTATATTAAGTAATTTTCTCCAATATGGGGTTTTAATCGCCAATGTGGTAGTGTTGTGGGGGGGGATATTATATTTAATTGAGCATGGTAGTGAAACTGCTCAATATCAGATTTTTCAAGGTACATCAGCTGAGTTGCGATCGCCTATAAGTATAATCAATACAGTTTTGTCAGGTAGTAGTACAGGAATTATTCAATTAGGATTATTAATATTAGTTGCTATCCCAGTTCTCAGGGTAATTATCTCTTTTCTAACTTTTCTATGGACACGGGAATTTGTCTATGTAATTATTACTGCCTTAGTTTTGTGCAGTTTAGGGTATGGCTTAATTGGGGCATATTAA